A stretch of DNA from Acinetobacter sp. C26M:
GTTTGTAATTTGCCTAAACCAAAACCTGGTTTCACCTGCTCTTTTAAAACGTCTTTGGTAAATTTCGCCAAGAATTCGCGATCATTGACATTTTCAGGTGTGAAGTCTGGATTATTCTCAAGAATTGCATCAAACATTGAGATTTTCTTGAACGGGCCTTTGAAGCTATAGACTTCGTCACCATAAGGCACATCAGTAGAACCCAAGATATCAACTGCCAATTTTTCAAGCATGTTTTCAGTCAATACCATCAAGTCTTTATAATCAGCATAGGCTTGATAGAATTCAATCATAGTGAATTCAGGGTTGTGACGTGTTGAAACCCCTTCATTACGGAAGTTACGGTTAATTTCAAACACACGCTCAAAACCACCCACAACAAGACGTTTTAAATAGAGTTCTGGTGCAACACGTAAATAAAGCTCCATGTCCAAAGCATTATGATGCGTTACGAATGGCTTGGCAGATGCACCACCAGGAATCACATGCATCATTGGTGTTTCAACTTCCATGAAACGCTCGTTGGTCAAGAAAGCACGAATACCTGCAACCACTTGGGCACGAATTTCAAAGGTTTTACGTGTTTCTTCATTTACGATCAAATCTAAATAACGTTTACGATATTTAGCTTCTGTATCGGTTAAACCATGGAATTTATCTGGAAGTGGACGAAGTGATTTGGTCAGTAATTCAAAACCTTCAAGGTGTACATATAAATCGCCCTTACCCGAACGTCCAATATAACCTTCAGCAGCGATGATATCGCCAAGGTCTAAACTTTTAATGGTTTCTAAAATATCAGCTGGCAAACCTTTACGGTCAACATAAAGTTGGATACGACCTGTCATATCTTGGATCACCATAAATGATCCACGGTTCAACATCACTCGGCCAGCAACTTTTACATAAACTTTTTCAGCGCCTTCTATTTGCGCCTTATCTTGATCTTTAAACTGTTCTTGCAAATCAGCTGCATAGTGCTCACGTTTAAACGTGTTTGGCCACGGGCTCTTACCCGTTTGTTTTGCAGTCTCTTGAATTTGCTTTAATTTGGCATGACGCTGTGCGATTAAATCGTTTTCGGAAAGTGTTTGTTCAGAAGTCGATTGAGCGTTTTGTTGCGTCATCTCTGCCTCGATTAAGTAAAAAATGAAGTGACATAGAATA
This window harbors:
- the lysS gene encoding lysine--tRNA ligase, with the protein product MTQQNAQSTSEQTLSENDLIAQRHAKLKQIQETAKQTGKSPWPNTFKREHYAADLQEQFKDQDKAQIEGAEKVYVKVAGRVMLNRGSFMVIQDMTGRIQLYVDRKGLPADILETIKSLDLGDIIAAEGYIGRSGKGDLYVHLEGFELLTKSLRPLPDKFHGLTDTEAKYRKRYLDLIVNEETRKTFEIRAQVVAGIRAFLTNERFMEVETPMMHVIPGGASAKPFVTHHNALDMELYLRVAPELYLKRLVVGGFERVFEINRNFRNEGVSTRHNPEFTMIEFYQAYADYKDLMVLTENMLEKLAVDILGSTDVPYGDEVYSFKGPFKKISMFDAILENNPDFTPENVNDREFLAKFTKDVLKEQVKPGFGLGKLQTIVFEETVETKLRQPTFITEYPAETSPLARRNDDNPHITDRFEFFIGGRELANGFSELNDPIDQAERFQAQVAEKDAGDDEAMHYDADFIEALEYGLPPTAGQGIGIDRLVMLFANAASIRDVLLFPHMRRKD